The Pelagibacterium halotolerans B2 genome has a segment encoding these proteins:
- a CDS encoding ribose-phosphate pyrophosphokinase: MKLVTGNSNLTVAKAVSDYLEIPLTDASVKKFADKEIFVEIHENVRGEDVFILQSTSFPANDNLMELLILIDAMRRSSARRITAVLPYYGYARQDRKSAPRTPISAKLVANLITHAGANRILTLDLHAPQIQGFFDIPTDNLYAAPVLTRDIAENYDTSRVMIVSPDVGGVLRARNVANRIGAQLAIVDKRRPRAGVSEVMNIIGDVEGQSCILIDDIVDSGGTLVNAAEALLNAGAKEVSAYITHGVLSGDAPARIAKSRLKELVTTDSIEMTEAVAKVDKIRHISIATLIGEAIARTASEQSVSSLFD, translated from the coding sequence ATGAAGCTGGTGACGGGCAACTCAAACCTCACCGTGGCCAAGGCCGTTTCCGATTATCTCGAAATTCCGCTGACCGACGCCTCGGTCAAGAAATTCGCCGACAAGGAGATTTTCGTGGAGATCCACGAAAACGTGCGTGGCGAGGATGTGTTCATCCTCCAGTCGACGTCCTTTCCGGCCAATGACAACCTCATGGAATTGCTGATCCTGATCGACGCCATGCGCCGGTCTTCCGCTCGCCGCATCACGGCGGTCCTGCCCTATTACGGTTACGCGCGTCAGGACCGCAAATCGGCCCCGCGCACGCCGATCTCGGCCAAACTCGTGGCCAACCTCATAACCCACGCCGGTGCAAACCGCATTCTGACCCTGGATCTGCACGCACCGCAAATCCAGGGTTTTTTCGATATCCCGACCGACAACCTTTACGCCGCGCCGGTTCTCACACGCGATATCGCCGAGAACTACGACACCTCCAGGGTGATGATCGTTTCTCCCGACGTCGGCGGCGTGCTGCGGGCCCGCAACGTGGCCAACCGCATCGGCGCGCAACTGGCTATCGTCGACAAACGCCGTCCGCGTGCCGGGGTCTCCGAAGTGATGAACATCATCGGTGACGTCGAGGGGCAGTCGTGCATCCTGATCGACGACATCGTCGATTCCGGCGGCACACTGGTCAACGCCGCCGAAGCGCTGCTCAATGCCGGCGCCAAGGAAGTCTCGGCCTATATCACCCATGGCGTCCTCTCGGGCGACGCGCCGGCCCGTATCGCCAAATCGCGGCTCAAGGAGCTGGTCACCACCGATTCCATCGAAATGACCGAAGCCGTCGCCAAAGTCGACAAGATCCGTCACATCTCGATCGCAACCCTGATCGGCGAGGCCATAGCGCGCACCGCGTCCGAGCAGTCGGTTTCGAGCCTTTTCGACTGA
- a CDS encoding 50S ribosomal protein L25/general stress protein Ctc — protein sequence MISMSVELKASVRDRVGKGAARELRRQGLVPAVIYGDKKAPLSIAISYKDTFRKIHDGGFLSHVIEIDVDGDKHRVIPKDYQLEPVRDFLVHVDFLRVGKNSTLTVEVPVHFENQEKSPGLKKGGVLNVVRHTVEVTVPADSIPEYLVVDLSKSEVGDSLHISAVDLPKGVVPTITDRDFTIATIAAPSALRSSEGAEDDTADEGEEEKDED from the coding sequence ATGATTTCCATGAGCGTCGAGCTGAAGGCTTCGGTGCGGGACCGGGTGGGCAAGGGGGCCGCTCGTGAACTGCGTCGTCAAGGTCTGGTTCCCGCCGTTATTTACGGCGACAAGAAAGCCCCTCTTTCCATCGCGATTTCCTACAAGGACACGTTCCGCAAGATCCATGACGGCGGGTTCCTTTCGCACGTCATCGAGATCGACGTGGACGGCGACAAGCACCGCGTGATCCCAAAGGATTACCAGCTTGAGCCCGTGCGCGACTTCCTCGTGCATGTGGACTTCCTGCGCGTGGGCAAGAATTCGACCCTCACGGTCGAAGTTCCTGTCCATTTCGAAAACCAGGAAAAGTCCCCCGGCCTCAAGAAGGGCGGCGTGCTCAACGTCGTGCGTCACACCGTGGAAGTGACCGTGCCGGCCGATTCGATCCCCGAGTATCTCGTGGTCGACCTGTCCAAGTCCGAAGTCGGCGACTCGCTGCACATCTCGGCCGTGGATCTGCCCAAGGGCGTTGTCCCGACCATTACCGATCGCGACTTCACCATCGCCACCATCGCGGCACCGTCTGCCCTGCGCTCGTCTGAAGGCGCTGAAGACGATACCGCCGATGAAGGCGAAGAAGAAAAAGACGAAGACTAA
- the pth gene encoding aminoacyl-tRNA hydrolase → MHLIVGLGNPGAEYAAHRHNIGFLAVDEIARQHSFPPFRQKFSALISEGVIDGEKIMLIKPQTFMNRSGDSVAQAASFYKLTPSDISVVHDELDLAPGKVRVKTGGGNGGHNGLRSIESHLGKDFVRIRLGIGHPGHKDRVHSHVLSNFHKADNEWLEPLLDALAKNAALIAKGDAAGLMNKLALALPTASKSEADKSAPKAQSHVRQARQSAPQSKLPESGPMADMLKKLFGKKN, encoded by the coding sequence ATGCACCTGATCGTAGGGCTCGGCAATCCCGGCGCCGAATATGCCGCTCACCGGCACAATATCGGCTTTCTGGCCGTCGACGAGATCGCCCGCCAGCACAGTTTCCCACCTTTTCGCCAGAAATTTTCCGCCCTTATCTCCGAAGGCGTGATCGATGGCGAAAAGATCATGCTGATCAAGCCCCAGACCTTCATGAACCGCTCGGGCGACTCGGTTGCGCAGGCCGCGAGTTTTTACAAGCTCACCCCCTCCGACATCTCGGTTGTCCATGACGAACTCGACCTCGCCCCCGGCAAGGTCCGCGTCAAGACCGGTGGCGGCAATGGCGGCCACAACGGACTGCGCTCCATCGAAAGCCATCTGGGCAAGGATTTCGTCCGCATCCGCCTGGGCATCGGCCATCCCGGTCACAAGGACCGTGTGCATTCCCACGTGCTCTCCAACTTCCACAAGGCCGATAACGAATGGCTCGAACCCCTGCTCGACGCGCTTGCCAAAAATGCCGCTTTGATTGCCAAGGGTGACGCGGCGGGGCTGATGAACAAGCTTGCGCTCGCCCTTCCTACCGCATCGAAGTCCGAAGCGGATAAGTCCGCGCCCAAGGCCCAAAGCCATGTCCGGCAGGCCCGCCAATCGGCTCCCCAGAGCAAACTCCCCGAATCCGGCCCCATGGCCGACATGCTCAAAAAGCTGTTCGGGAAGAAGAACTGA
- the ychF gene encoding redox-regulated ATPase YchF: MGFKCGIVGLPNVGKSTLFNALTQTAAAQAANFPFCTIEPNVGEVSVPDERLDKLAEIGKSKEVIPTRLSFVDIAGLVKGASKGEGLGNQFLANIRECDAIAYVLRCFENDDIVHVAGKVDPIADAEVVETELMLADLESLEKRIGGLEKKIRANDKDAKLTLDLVNRAKALLEEGKPARHTERAPDEEKAFRELQLLTAKPVLYVCNVDESAAATGNEHTRKVEDYAKGHEARTVIICAEIEAELAGLDAADRSDYLSSLGLEEPGLNKLIREGYKLLHLQTYFTVGPKEARAWTIPVGTKAPQAAGVIHTDFERGFIRAQTIAYDDFVALGGEVAAKEAGKARDEGKEYVVKDGDVMLFKFNT, encoded by the coding sequence ATGGGTTTCAAATGCGGCATCGTCGGTCTGCCCAATGTCGGCAAATCGACGCTTTTCAACGCCCTCACCCAGACTGCGGCGGCCCAGGCCGCCAATTTTCCATTCTGCACCATCGAGCCCAATGTCGGCGAGGTTTCGGTGCCCGATGAACGGCTCGACAAGCTGGCCGAGATCGGCAAATCGAAAGAAGTGATCCCCACGCGGCTCTCGTTCGTGGACATCGCCGGGCTGGTCAAGGGCGCATCCAAGGGCGAAGGGCTGGGCAATCAGTTTCTCGCCAATATCCGCGAATGCGACGCCATCGCTTATGTGCTGCGCTGCTTTGAAAACGACGATATCGTCCATGTTGCCGGCAAGGTCGACCCTATCGCCGATGCCGAAGTGGTCGAGACCGAACTGATGCTGGCCGACCTCGAAAGCCTCGAAAAGCGCATCGGGGGCCTGGAAAAGAAAATCCGCGCCAACGACAAGGACGCCAAGCTGACCCTTGACCTGGTCAACCGCGCCAAGGCGCTGCTCGAAGAGGGCAAGCCCGCCCGCCACACCGAGCGCGCGCCCGACGAGGAAAAGGCGTTCAGGGAACTCCAGCTCCTCACCGCAAAGCCGGTACTCTATGTCTGCAATGTCGATGAATCCGCCGCCGCGACCGGCAATGAGCACACCAGGAAGGTCGAGGACTACGCCAAAGGCCACGAGGCCCGCACGGTGATCATCTGCGCCGAGATCGAGGCCGAGCTGGCCGGGCTCGACGCCGCCGACCGCTCCGATTACCTGTCCTCGCTCGGGCTGGAAGAGCCGGGCCTCAACAAGCTGATCCGCGAGGGCTACAAACTCTTGCACCTGCAGACCTATTTCACTGTCGGCCCCAAGGAAGCCCGCGCATGGACCATTCCCGTCGGCACCAAGGCGCCGCAGGCCGCCGGCGTCATCCACACCGATTTCGAGCGCGGCTTCATCCGCGCCCAGACCATCGCGTATGACGATTTCGTCGCGCTGGGCGGGGAAGTCGCCGCCAAGGAAGCGGGCAAGGCCCGTGACGAAGGCAAGGAATATGTCGTCAAGGATGGCGACGTGATGCTCTTCAAGTTCAACACTTGA
- a CDS encoding RNA polymerase sigma factor yields the protein MRPTNPALQAAERVARESYGRLLALLAARTRDIPGAEDALGEALAAALQQWPEQGVPANPEAWLVAVARRRQVDAVRRRVTAEAGEEHLAMIASELENGATGAGTAFPDRRLALMLACTDAGIEPAMRTPLMLQVLLGLTAGEIGAAYLVSPATMAQRLVRAKARIGELGLKFEEPEPDSLADRLPALLDAIYAAFTSDWVGRDSRKRAEEAIWLAQCVVARVPSDPEARGLLALLLYLSARMNAQRDPEGRYVPLAEQDVSRWDHRAIDAAEALLHAANQDGPSGRYQIEAAIQSVHCARRSSGKTDWAAIGSLYDLLFALLPSPVVQLNRALARSQTEGAAEVLAEIVQLGQDRRMASYQPYWAGLARLAADAGDRKTALEAYGVAMGLTADPAVRAYLTARRRLLLDG from the coding sequence TTGAGGCCGACGAACCCGGCACTGCAGGCGGCAGAGCGCGTGGCTCGCGAAAGCTACGGACGGCTGCTGGCCCTGCTTGCGGCGCGCACCAGGGACATTCCCGGTGCCGAGGATGCGCTGGGTGAAGCGCTGGCGGCGGCATTGCAGCAATGGCCGGAACAGGGTGTTCCGGCCAATCCCGAAGCCTGGCTGGTGGCGGTGGCCCGTCGCAGGCAGGTCGATGCGGTGCGCCGCCGCGTCACCGCCGAGGCTGGAGAGGAACATCTGGCAATGATTGCGAGCGAACTCGAGAATGGCGCGACAGGCGCGGGGACGGCCTTTCCGGATCGGCGGCTGGCCCTGATGCTGGCCTGCACCGATGCAGGGATCGAGCCGGCGATGCGCACGCCCTTGATGCTTCAGGTTCTGTTGGGGCTCACGGCCGGAGAGATCGGGGCGGCTTATCTGGTGTCCCCTGCGACAATGGCGCAGCGCCTGGTGAGAGCCAAGGCGCGGATCGGGGAGCTGGGCCTCAAATTCGAAGAGCCCGAGCCCGACAGCCTTGCCGACCGCCTGCCGGCGCTGCTCGATGCAATCTATGCGGCGTTCACCAGCGATTGGGTCGGGCGCGACAGCCGAAAGCGGGCGGAGGAGGCGATCTGGCTTGCGCAATGCGTCGTGGCTCGGGTCCCGTCCGACCCCGAGGCGAGGGGGCTCTTGGCATTGCTTTTGTATCTGAGCGCGCGAATGAATGCGCAGCGCGACCCCGAGGGCCGATATGTTCCGCTCGCCGAACAGGATGTATCGCGTTGGGACCATCGTGCGATCGATGCGGCCGAGGCTCTGCTGCATGCGGCCAATCAGGACGGGCCGAGTGGGCGCTACCAGATCGAAGCCGCTATCCAGTCGGTCCATTGCGCCCGGCGCAGCAGTGGAAAAACCGACTGGGCGGCGATCGGCTCGCTCTATGACCTGCTGTTTGCCTTGCTGCCCTCGCCCGTCGTCCAACTCAACAGGGCGCTGGCCCGCAGCCAGACCGAAGGGGCGGCGGAGGTGCTCGCCGAGATCGTCCAACTGGGGCAGGATCGGCGCATGGCATCCTATCAGCCCTATTGGGCAGGACTGGCACGCCTGGCTGCCGATGCGGGTGACCGGAAGACCGCGCTTGAAGCCTATGGCGTGGCCATGGGGCTTACGGCAGATCCGGCGGTGCGCGCCTACCTTACGGCGCGCCGCCGGCTATTATTGGATGGGTAG
- a CDS encoding YciI family protein: MRYMLILHADEVAGAAIPPEQMKAAMDQMGAYAQALEKAGAFIATEALDFAAKGSLVSVRDGETQVQDGPFVESREQFGGYFIIEAANEDEARQWAARCPAAFWGTIEVRRIRDRSEY, encoded by the coding sequence ATGCGTTACATGCTCATACTTCACGCTGACGAGGTTGCCGGCGCGGCCATTCCGCCCGAGCAGATGAAGGCCGCCATGGACCAGATGGGAGCCTATGCCCAGGCGCTTGAAAAAGCCGGGGCGTTCATTGCCACCGAAGCCCTCGATTTTGCCGCCAAAGGGTCGCTGGTTTCGGTTCGCGATGGGGAGACGCAGGTCCAGGATGGTCCGTTTGTGGAATCCCGCGAGCAGTTCGGCGGCTATTTCATCATCGAAGCGGCCAATGAGGATGAAGCGCGCCAATGGGCGGCGCGGTGTCCGGCGGCGTTCTGGGGAACAATAGAGGTTCGGCGCATCCGCGACCGGAGCGAATATTGA